GGTGTCTTTATCCAGATCACCCACCGATACCGCAAGCTTAACAGCAATACCAAAACCACCTTCGATAGGACCAATTGATACTTCAGAGTTAATGTGAGTATCTGCAGGTAGTTTAATTTTTGCTTGACCAGCAACTAACTTTAATGCACCGATAAAACAAGCCGCGTAACCTGCTGCAAATAACTGCTCAGGGTTTGTACCTTGACCATCATCACCACCTAACCCCTTAGGAGTTGATAGTGCCACATCTAAACGACCATCATCTGATTTTGCTGTGCCTTCACGGCCACCTGTTGCTGTTGCTTTTGCTGTGTATGCGACGCTTTGTAGTTCTTTCATGATTACTCTCCTAATTGAGTGACAATATGTTTTGCATGCAAAATATATTAGATCAGCTTTTTCGGGATTGCAAATACTTTGTATGCAAATTAAAATACTCGTATTGAATTTTGAGGATCGAGTATGAAATACCCACAACTAAAATTAGATAACCAGCTATGCCATCGCTTATATATGGCATCGAATGGGATTGCCCGTGCGTATCGAGATTCTCTCAATCAATTAGATTTAACCTACCCGCAATACGTCGTAATGATGGCGCTGTGGGAAAAAGATCAGATCAGCATTGCTGAATTACTTGAAAAAACCGCCATTGATGGCGGTGCAATGACGCAAATTTTGAAAAAAATGAGCGATAAAGCATTGTTGTCGATCACCAAAGATAGCCAAGATAAACGCAAACGACTCGTGCAGCTCG
The nucleotide sequence above comes from Pseudoalteromonas shioyasakiensis. Encoded proteins:
- a CDS encoding organic hydroperoxide resistance protein, giving the protein MKELQSVAYTAKATATGGREGTAKSDDGRLDVALSTPKGLGGDDGQGTNPEQLFAAGYAACFIGALKLVAGQAKIKLPADTHINSEVSIGPIEGGFGIAVKLAVSVGDLDKDTALALVNKAHEVCPYSNATRGNIAVELSVI
- a CDS encoding MarR family winged helix-turn-helix transcriptional regulator codes for the protein MKYPQLKLDNQLCHRLYMASNGIARAYRDSLNQLDLTYPQYVVMMALWEKDQISIAELLEKTAIDGGAMTQILKKMSDKALLSITKDSQDKRKRLVQLEAKGKAMQDQAAEIPSQIRCRFPSINEQQALQLIELLDLVNSDLN